From a region of the Salmo trutta chromosome 10, fSalTru1.1, whole genome shotgun sequence genome:
- the aqp8a.2 gene encoding aquaporin-8a.2, which yields MGVEKMELDEGHSTLMSGTKKPPPVRPPNMFERIIQPCLAEVVGTMFFVFIGCVSVIENVESAGRVQPALVHGLAVAVMVACMDQISGSHFNPPFTIAIYLCGGMKLFMVIPYLISQLLGGVLGAAMSKMMTSKENYANATGAAFTILQSEDQLAGAIFGEIAMTCLVSMVVLLGAVNAKSKSPMVPFLVGCTVIINILAGGDVSGTCLNPARALGPAIMANYWTYHWVYWVGPIAGGLLAAGLVRLVLGDEKTRIIMK from the exons ATGGGAGTTGAGAAAATGGAGCTGGATGAGGGACACTCGACTCTGATGAGTGGCACCAAGAAGCCTCCCCCGGTTCGGCCTCCCAACATGTTTGAGCGCATCATCCAACCCTGCCTGGCAGAGGTAGTGGGAACCATGTTCTTCGTCTTCATCGGGTGTGTGTCAGTCATCGAGAACGTTGAGTCTGCAGGCAGGGTGCAGCCGGCGCTGGTCCATGGCCTGGCTGTGGCTGTCATGGTGGCATGCATGGATCAGATCAG TGGATCCCATTTCAACCCTCCCTTCACCATTGCCATCTACCTGTGTGGCGGCATGAAACTGTTCATGGTCATCCCATACCTTATCAGCCAGTTATTAGGAGGGGTGCTGGGAGCTGCCATGTCAAAG ATGATGACATCAAAGGAGAACTACGCCAACGCCACCGGAGCGGCGTTTACTATCCTCCAATCAGAGGACCAGCTGGCGGGAGCCATATTTGGAGAGATCGCCATGACGTGCCTGGTTTCCATGGTAGTATTGCTAGGGGCGGTCAATGCAAAGAGCAAAAGCCCGATGGTGCCTTTCCTGGTAGGCTGTACTGTCATCATCAACATTCTGGCAGG GGGGGATGTGTCTGGGACCTGTCTGAACCCAGCCAGGGCTCTGGGGCCAGCGATAATGGCCAACTACTGGACCTACCATTGGGTTTACTGGGTTGGGCCTATCGCAGGAGGTCTACTGGCAGCAGGACTAGTGAG ACTTGTGCTTGGAGATGAGAAGACACGAATCATCATGAAGTGA
- the hbae5 gene encoding hemoglobin subunit alpha-2, translating to MSLSAKEKVIVKDFFAKVSSRSDEIGAEALARLIVVYPQTKSYFAHWKDLSPNGAPVRKHGITVMGGLYEAVSKIDDLTVGLLTLSELHAFVLRVDPVNFKILSHCIMVVLSMLFAEEFTPQIHVAVDKFLALVALALAEKYR from the exons ATGAGCCTGTCAGCTAAGGAAAAAGTCATCGTCAAGGACTTCTTTGCGAAAGTCTCCAGCAGGTCCGACGAGATCGGCGCCGAGGCTCTCGCGAG GTTGATCGTGGTGTACCCCCAGACCAAGTCTTACTTCGCCCACTGGAAGGACCTGAGCCCCAACGGCGCTCCCGTCAGGAAGCACGGCATCACGGTCATGGGTGGCTTGTACGAGGCGGTGAGCAAGATCGATGACCTGACCGTTGGTCTTCTGACCCTGAGCGAGCTGCACGCCTTCGTGCTTAGAGTTGACCCCGTCAACTTCAAG ATTCTGTCCCACTGCATCATGGTGGTCTTGTCCATGCTGTTCGCGGAGGAGTTCACCCCTCAGATCCATGTTGCCGTGGACAAGTTCCTCGCCCTGGTGGCCCTGGCTCTGGCCGAGAAGTACCGCTAA
- the hbae4 gene encoding hemoglobin subunit alpha-D-like: MLTDHEKELIAKIWDKMIPVASDIGAECLLRMMTTFPGTKTYFAHLDIRPRSTHLRSHGKKIVLAIAECSKDISSMMVTLAPLQTLHAYKLRIDPCNFKLLCHCILVTLAAHMGDEFDPVAHAAMDKYLSAFAAVLAEKYR, encoded by the exons ATGCTCACAGACCACGAAAAGGAGCTGATCGCTAAAATTTGGGACAAAATGATTCCCGTGGCTTCCGACATCGGAGCTGAATGTCTTCTAAG GATGATGACGACTTTTCCCGGGACGAAAACATACTTCGCCCACCTGGACATCAGACCCCGGTCCACGCACCTGCGTTCCCACGGGAAGAAGATAGTTCTCGCGATAGCTGAGTGTTCCAAAGACATCAGCTCGATGATGGTCACCCTGGCACCGCTCCAAACACTGCATGCCTACAAACTGAGAATAGACCCCTGCAACTTCAAG CTTCTTTGTCACTGTATCCTCGTGACTTTGGCCGCTCACATGGGTGATGAGTTCGATCCTGTCGCGCACGCAGCCATGGACAAGTACCTCTCGGCCTTCGCAGCCGTCCTTGCAGAGAAATACAGATAA
- the LOC115201350 gene encoding hemoglobin subunit beta-2-like: protein MVEWTDEERAAISNIFSKLDYDEIGQKSLSRCLIVYPWTQRYFGGFGNLYNAEAIMNNPLIAKHGTTVLRGLDRALKNMDDIKNTYAELSVLHSEKLHVDPDNFKLLSDCLTIVIAGKMGNAFTPEYQASFQKFLSVVVSALGRQYH from the exons ATGGTTGAGTGGACAGATGAAGAGCGCGCGGCCATCTCCAACATCTTCTCCAAACTAGACTATGACGAAATTGGCCAAAAGTCCCTGTCAAG GTGTCTGATCGTGTACCCCTGGACCCAGAGGTATTTCGGGGGCTTCGGCAACCTGTATAACGCAGAGGCCATCATGAACAACCCTCTGATTGCTAAGCACGGCACCACGGTGCTGCGCGGTCTGGACAGAGCTCTGAAGAACATGGACGACATCAAGAACACATACGCCGAGCTGAGCGTTCTGCACTCTGAGAAACTGCACGTAGATCCCGACAACTTTAAG CTGTtgtctgactgtctgaccatCGTCATCGCTGGGAAGATGGGCAACGCATTCACACCCGAATATCAGGCATCCTTCCAGAAGTTCTTGTCAGTGGTGGTGTCTGCTCTGGGCAGGCAGTACCACTAG